CTCAGAGCGGAGATCTGGCCCGTGGCCGGGGGTGGACTCCTGACTAGGGGAGCCAGTggcaaaggggagggagggaggagatgcGGGGTACGGCCCGGAGGGAGCAAGGCGCCCGGTGGAACAGGTCAGACCTTGGGGTTAGTGGGGGCTCAGCGCCAGTGGAGGTGGTGGTATGCGCAGGGCCGGCCCCGAAGAGGGCTGATGGGAGAGCAGCGGCTGGCCAAGCCGGCCATTCGGAGGCTTGCCTGTGAAGCGGGAGCTTGGTTCTGCCCTGCTCGTTGATGTCGAGGCAGGGGAagcctggctgtgatggttaagctcttgtgtcgcctggctgggccgtgattcccagcggTCTGGCAGTTCCGGTGTAGCTTGGCGGTCCCATGATgacgtgatcactcccatgatgagatttgatagagTGGGATGACttccatgatggcatctgctgcGAGCAGCCAGTcaggtgaaagggagtttccttgggggtgtggccttcgTTGACCTAAGCCGGCTCTGGGACAAGGCTGGCGGGCTTTTGCTGACTCTGGGTCCTGTGGCTGGCTGCTGTTGTTCTGACCTCCGTTTCTGCGGACTTGAGGTAGGAGCTTTGCTGCGGGCTGGCCCGTCCATCCTGGGATCCTTCGGCCCGTGaggaagagccctgctctcccacctgccAGTCTGGCGTTGGCCAGCCCCCTGCGGCTCCGTGCAGCAGGAGAAGCCTCGGGCCTGGCCTGTGCACTCGGgacgttccagcctttacaaccgcCTGAGCCATTGCCTTGTTGGAAAGCTCTCTATTTTGATGTCCGTAGGCTTTgccggttttgcttctccagagaacccagcctaagacactggccATCTTTGTTTCCACAGCCATGGAGGCGCCTTCTCTCCACTGCGGAGGTCAGGGTCAGTTGGCCGTCTCTCCCAAACCCAGCACTTCCTGCCTCCCGGCAGCCGGTCCTGAAAGGCACTGCGCTCCCTCTCTGGCTCACCAGCCCTGGCGGACATCCCAGAAGCAGAGCGCCTGCCGCGACGACGGGGTGCTTGCTCCCCATTTGACACTCGCCTCGACTTGGAGCAGGTCTTCCGGGGTCGGGGCAGGGCTCCGCAACATGGGGGACACCTGCTACGTGAACGCGGCGCTGCAGTGTCTGACGTACACGCCGCCCCTCGCCGACTACATGCTGTCCCGGGAGCACGCCGCAAGCTGTGGGCAGCAGGGCTACTGCGTGCTGTGTGCAATGCAGGATCACATCACCCGAGCCCTCAGCCATCCAGGTGACGTCATGGAGCCCTCACACGCGCTGGCTAGAGGCCTCCATAGACACCAACAGGAAGACGCCCATGAATTTCTCATGTCCACTCTGGACGCCGTGCAGAAAGCCTGCCTGCGGAGCCACAGGCACTTGCGCGGCCTCTCCGAAGACACCACCCTGATCCGCCGAATCTTTGGCGGCTACTGGAGGTCTCGAATCCAGTGTTGCCACTGCCAGGGAGTGTCAGACACCTTCGACCCTTACCTGGACATCACCCTGGATATCCAGGCAGCTCAGAGTGTGAACCAAGCTTTGGAACAGCTGGTCACGgccgaagagctggatggtgaaaATTTCTATCAGTGTAGGATTTGTCAGAGGAAGATGCCCGCTTCCAAGACGCTGACTTTGCACACTTGCCCCGAGGCCCTCGTCCTTGTACTGAAACGCTTCTCAGACCTGAGCGGTGACAAAAATGCTAAGCAGGTGCGCTACCCTGCGAGTCTGGACGTGAGCAGATGCCTGTCTCGGCAGGACGGAGGACCGGCTGCTTACAGACTCTACGCAGTGCTGGTCCATGTTGGGTGGACTTGCCACACGGGCCACTACCTCTCTTACGTCAAGGCTGGCAACGGCAAGTGGTACCGAATGGACGATGCCGAGGTCTCGGCATGCGATGTGACTTGTGTGCTGAGCCAACAAGCCTACGCCCTGTTTTACATCCACCAGAGCGAGTTGGTCAGAGGGAGTGGGGGTGTGGCACGGGGCGGCGCATCAGGAGGCCACGGGATGGAGGCCGCGGACGAGGGGCCTAGGCCAGGGGTGCCCGAAGGGGACGCCAAAGTCAACGTTGTAGCCGCGGACGAGGAGCAACTGGGAGGACCAGCCAGCCGACAAATGACCTTGGAGGAGTGGAAAATCCTCCAAGCGCGAGACCGACTGAAGCCCCAGTTCAACATCAGGGTAGTAGAGAGTGCACTGCCTTCCAACGCAGTGGTCATTCACAAGCCGAAACCCAGGAGTGGGGTGGCAAAGGATCACGGGGAGCAAGAAGGCCACCGCCTGAAGGATCCGGCCAGGGACATCCCCGCTCGGGTGGCCATCCACTGTGGCAATGACGTCTTCCCACGCAGGGATGTCAGAGGTagcaagaagaagaggaagaagagagggaagggtACCTGGTCACTCGATGGATTCCAGTAGATTGGGCAGGCCTGTGAcgcacaaaaaataacacacccgAGGAAGGTGCTTCTTAGGTCCACGGAGCATTCAAGACCAAAAGGACAGCGCCCGTGGGAAAGGAGGAGGACAAAGCAGGACGGGACCGGAAATGGGTGaagggacacgggaaacctgggtgGAGAGGGGGGAGCGCACTGTCATGTTGTGGGGATCGCAacggatgtcacaaaacaatatgcgtgtaAATTTTAGAATGAGCAATAAAGTTGagttgtaaacttccacctaaagcgcacacacacacacacacacagacacacaaacacacacacaaagacaaaaGGATACCGACTCCGAGATGCCCCAACTCCGTACCCCTGTCTTCGGGTGTATGCCAGACAGGAAAGGTAAGGGTTGATGGAAAGGTGTTCCCTGGACTCAGGGGTGAGTGGGGCTGGCCAGACACTCAGAGCGGAGATCAGGCCCGTGGCCGGGGGTGGACTCCTGACTAGGGGAGCCAGTggcaaaggggagggagggaggagatgcGGGGTACGGCCCGGAGGGAGCAAGGCGCCCGGTGGAACAGGTCGGACCTTGGGGTTAGTGGGGGCTCAGCGCCAGTGGAGGTGGTGGTATGCGCAGGGCCGGCCCCGAAGAGGGCTGATGGGAGAGCAGCGGCTGGCCAAGCCGGCCCTTCGGAGGCTTGCCTGTGAAGCGGGAGCTTGGTTCTGCCCTGCTCGTTGATGTCGAGGCAGGGGAagcctggctgtgatggttaagctcttgtgtcgcctggctgggccgtgattcccagcggTCTGGCAGTTCCGGTGTAGCTTGGCGGTCCCATGATgacgtgatcactcccatgatgagatttgatagagTGGGATGACttccatgatggcatctgctgcGAGCAGCCAGTcaggtgaaagggagtttccttgggggtgtggccttcgTTGACCTAAGCCGGCTCTGGGACAAGGCTGGCGGGCTTTTGCTGACTCTGGGTCCTGTGGCTGGCTGCTGTTGTTCTGACCTCCGTTTCTGCGGACTTGAGGTAGGAGCTTTGCTGCGGGCTGGCCCGTCCATCCTGGGATCCTTCGGCCCGTGaggaagagccctgctctcccacctgccAGTCTGGCGTTGGCCAGCCCCCTGCGGCTCCGTGCAGCAGGAGAAGCCTCGGGCCTGGCCTGTGCATTCGGgacgttccagcctttacaaccgcCTGAGCCATTGCCTTGTTGGAAAGCTCTCTATTTTGATGTCCGTAGGCTTTgccggttttgcttctccagagaacccagcctaagacactggccATCTTTGTTTCCACAGCCATGGAGGCGCCTTCTCTCCACTGCGGAGGTCAGGGTCAGTTGGCCGTCTCTCCCAAACCCAGCACTTCCTGCCTCCCGGCAGCCGGTCCTGAAAGGCACTGCGCTCCCTCTCTGGCTCACCAGCCCTGGCGGACATCCCAGAAGCAGAGCGCCTGCCGCGACGACGGGGTGCTTGCTCCCCATTTGACACTCGCCTCGACTTGGAGCAGGTCTTCCGGGGTCGGGGCAGGGCTCCGCAACATGGGGGACACCTGCTACGTGAACGCGGCGCTGCAGTGTCTGACGTACACGCCGCCCCTCGCCGACTACATGCTGTCCCGGGAGCACGCCGCAAGCTGTGGGCAGCAGGGCTACTGCGTGCTGTGTGCAATGCAGGATCACATCACCCGAGCCCTCAGCCATCCAGGTGACGTCATGGAGCCCTCACACGCGCTGGCTAGAGGCCTCCATAGACACCAACAGGAAGACGCCCATGAATTTCTCATGTCCACTCTGGACGCCGTGCAGAAAGCCTGCCTGCGGAGCTACAGGCACTTGCGCGGCCTCTCCGAAGACACCACCCTGATCCGCCGAATCTTTGGCGGCTACTGGAGGTCTCGAATCCAGTGTTGCCACTGCCAGGGAGTGTCAGACACCTTCGACCCTTACCTGGACATCACCCTGGATATCCAGGCAGCTCAGAGTGTGAACCAAGCTTTGGAACAGCTGGTCACGgccgaagagctggatggtgaaaATTCCTATCAGTGTAGGATTTGTCAGAGGAAGATGCCCGCTTCCAAGACGCTGACTTTGC
This DNA window, taken from Loxodonta africana isolate mLoxAfr1 chromosome 9, mLoxAfr1.hap2, whole genome shotgun sequence, encodes the following:
- the LOC100661667 gene encoding ubiquitin carboxyl-terminal hydrolase 17-like protein 6 produces the protein MEAPSLHCGGQGQLAVSPKPSTSCLPAAGPERHCAPSLAHQPWRTSQKQSACRDDGVLAPHLTLASTWSRSSGVGAGLRNMGDTCYVNAALQCLTYTPPLADYMLSREHAASCGQQGYCVLCAMQDHITRALSHPGDVMEPSHALARGLHRHQQEDAHEFLMSTLDAVQKACLRSHRHLRGLSEDTTLIRRIFGGYWRSRIQCCHCQGVSDTFDPYLDITLDIQAAQSVNQALEQLVTAEELDGENFYQCRICQRKMPASKTLTLHTCPEALVLVLKRFSDLSGDKNAKQVRYPASLDVSRCLSRQDGGPAAYRLYAVLVHVGWTCHTGHYLSYVKAGNGKWYRMDDAEVSACDVTCVLSQQAYALFYIHQSELVRGSGGVARGGASGGHGMEAADEGPRPGVPEGDAKVNVVAADEEQLGGPASRQMTLEEWKILQARDRLKPQFNIRVVESALPSNAVVIHKPKPRSGVAKDHGEQEGHRLKDPARDIPARVAIHCGNDVFPRRDVRGSKKKRKKRGKGTWSLDGFQ